The Armatimonadota bacterium sequence TTTTTGTCCCCTCATCGGGATTGGAGATGTAGTTGACAGTGTCCATAAGGCACTTGATAAGGAGAATGCCGTAGCCGCCTTCGCGGTCGAAATCAATATCGACTTCCGGAATAACGCCGTCCGCAGGAGCACGGAAACCCCGTCCCCTGTCCATCACTTCGACGAGCAGACCATACCTGCGATGCGCGCACTTTACTCTAACATGCGGCATACGTTTAGGGTTTATGTAAGCGTGACGCACAATATTGGTCACCGCCTCCGAGGCCGCAACCTCAATTTCTTCAATCGCCATCTTAGGCATCTCATAAGAAGCGGCAAACTCCGCGATCACCCTGCGTATGGTCCGAACATATTCAGGCTTGCACGGCACTTTTATCTCGATTTCGTCATTGCCATGCTCATATGCCGAGATCATTTTACATTACCTCTTGTTGAACATTGGCTGTTTTAATGCCCATTCGCCATTAACGGCAAAATGGTTATTTTCTATGTACCCGGCGCAATTATCGATAAAACACTAACAGATTGTGCCGAGCCGGTGCAGGCAGATGGGGATTACTATTCCGAGCTTTACAGGAGCTCTCATATGTCGTTATCAATGACGTTGCGCATTTGTTCAATCGCGCATGGCATGCCGTAGGAAAGAGTCGGATCGCCATACCAGTTCACCTTGCGATAGCTCAGGTCAAGGTCGGCATAGACGACACCGTCACCATGAGTTTGGGCAATGATCGAGCCGGA is a genomic window containing:
- a CDS encoding ATP-binding protein — translated: MISAYEHGNDEIEIKVPCKPEYVRTIRRVIAEFAASYEMPKMAIEEIEVAASEAVTNIVRHAYINPKRMPHVRVKCAHRRYGLLVEVMDRGRGFRAPADGVIPEVDIDFDREGGYGILLIKCLMDTVNYISNPDEGTKIKMTKAVHGIPALR